One Synergistes jonesii DNA window includes the following coding sequences:
- a CDS encoding NYN domain-containing protein, translating into MHYFEPKIKRAEIFFDLQNLYLSVKAAWKINYPNFDPVALSRLIVGRYPDWRLAGIHLYTGVHTYDRNPFWHSFWNNKLAAHKAQDTRVDTFTTPLHYNNGTPSEKGVDIRIALDLVRTARLGRCDVAVLFSRDTDFAEVGKEIRAIAHEKQRWIKIASVMPDHPDLKRGIDGTDWIRLSKEEYDRCIDANDYRNK; encoded by the coding sequence ATGCATTATTTCGAACCAAAAATAAAACGTGCTGAAATATTCTTTGACCTCCAGAATCTTTATCTCTCAGTAAAAGCAGCCTGGAAGATAAATTATCCCAATTTCGATCCTGTCGCTCTTTCCCGATTAATAGTCGGTAGGTATCCAGATTGGAGACTTGCAGGTATTCATCTTTATACCGGTGTACACACGTATGACAGGAATCCATTCTGGCACTCATTTTGGAATAATAAACTGGCCGCCCATAAAGCGCAGGACACGCGCGTCGATACCTTTACCACGCCGCTCCACTACAACAACGGTACACCCAGTGAAAAAGGCGTGGACATCAGAATCGCCCTTGATCTTGTGCGCACCGCCCGTCTCGGCCGCTGTGACGTAGCTGTTCTTTTCAGCCGTGACACAGACTTCGCGGAGGTAGGTAAAGAGATACGAGCTATCGCACATGAAAAACAACGCTGGATAAAGATCGCCTCCGTCATGCCTGACCACCCGGACTTAAAAAGAGGCATCGACGGCACAGACTGGATACGCCTTTCAAAAGAAGAATACGATCGCTGCATAGACGCAAACGACTATCGCAATAAATAA
- a CDS encoding zinc-ribbon domain-containing protein, with protein sequence MALIKCSECGKEISDKASACPHCGYPMGEIKVTEVERPAQEAPSVQVEAHPPTAEPPHKKSSIMIFVAFLVILTAVALAFASFDDRTKTARQNNEGKTKTIPTNATRVETVSKPEPYIPYEFAKDFVRDRLVAPSTAKFMPISRVHYVLYPDQKTWRITSFVDSQNAFGAMVRTKWSVKLIETKDTWKLLDIKFEQ encoded by the coding sequence GTGGCTCTTATCAAATGCTCAGAATGTGGCAAAGAGATTTCAGACAAAGCGTCCGCTTGTCCGCACTGCGGCTACCCAATGGGCGAGATAAAAGTAACAGAGGTGGAGCGCCCCGCGCAGGAAGCGCCGTCCGTGCAGGTAGAAGCGCACCCCCCGACGGCAGAACCCCCGCACAAGAAGTCCTCCATTATGATTTTCGTGGCTTTTTTAGTCATTTTGACCGCGGTGGCGCTTGCGTTCGCAAGTTTCGACGACCGAACGAAAACGGCTAGACAAAATAACGAAGGCAAGACAAAAACAATCCCCACAAACGCCACTCGGGTAGAAACTGTTTCTAAGCCGGAGCCATACATTCCATATGAATTCGCTAAAGATTTTGTTCGCGATAGACTGGTAGCGCCAAGCACGGCAAAATTCATGCCAATCTCCCGAGTTCATTATGTCCTTTACCCTGACCAAAAGACATGGAGAATTACTTCGTTTGTTGACAGTCAGAACGCTTTCGGGGCGATGGTGAGAACGAAGTGGTCGGTTAAGCTGATCGAGACTAAGGATACATGGAAGCTGCTAGACATAAAGTTTGAGCAATAA